From Daucus carota subsp. sativus chromosome 6, DH1 v3.0, whole genome shotgun sequence, the proteins below share one genomic window:
- the LOC108227725 gene encoding uncharacterized protein LOC108227725, producing the protein MEHPTNYNHVPYNDIDPENKAFETSSQGFIMDPTGHVNSNLRPPELVHHYSIQTGEEFALEFMRDRVNPRTPFVPLAGGGSGLTTGYSEGIIGSSHVVSETGLRVSALNVVEQGSKHFEHRNSSFYEPSNYGSVSSVPRNHSAYSDNLIPREYASSGTSDDSSKKIKVLCSFGGKILPRPKDGKLRYVGGETRIIRISKDISWEDIWQKTRAVYRQTHTIKYQLPGEDLDALVSVSSDEDLQNMVEECNVLGDGEGLKKLRMFLFSMDDLDDTHFGLANPSGDSEVQYVVAINGMSFGSRRDLSLDGIASSSPYNFDETDGLNVEKNTGRVPHEFDENNTSYFTDFAASPLAAESSHPLSSIPSNIHETHSRTQFSQGLLKLGENAPHNLQYVHEQHSSNYTPSGDSSVLHPSHVSGLPEGQSSSGVGLQDVQVRGRGATVKGDYPSPQDYKQSNDTSDPAKVQQSNDKELGTPSITVAPEEASSDSNLIDLSYLEPPVQSHFRSERYPREQAESLNRLTKSDDSLGSQFLVPNSDLGKDSKTEFVDNSPVENLDSHTDQSLSRAKLTDPRISDNALAKSQSLKAAAQEHASENDALIENGVPKAGYEPNSINENINDSLVSENTKVDCHEDPPSSHPDYPWADRSRSDISAYETYGNSGEPSATISIPERGDISIDINDRFPRDFLSDIFSKAMLSEDSSGTGPLQIDGALSLNMPNHEPEHWSFFQKLAPNVFDQHDVSLMDQDHPDYSSRLPKVKEDSSRTYKNILLANSQIPSSQINSQNNFGEDDHKELPDSVVDSTTDFHSDYNPSPFTHSEAMQFDDMAEDGIMQDSEYEGGSRKAGLPPIDPSLGDFDISSLQIIKNEDLEELRELGAGTFGTVYHGKWRGTDVAIKRIKKSCFAGRSSEQERLTMEFWGEAEILSKLHHPNVVAFYGVVQDGPGGTLATVGEYMIDGSLRHVLLRKDRHLDHRRKLIIAMDAAFGMEYLHSKNIVHFDLKCDNLLVNLIDPSRPICKVADFGLSKIKRNTLVSGGVRGTLPWMAPELLNGGSNKVSEKVDVFSFGIVLWEILTCEEPYANMHYGAIIGGIVNNTLRPAIPSNCDPEWRRLMEHCWSPNPVVRPSFTEITNRLRVMTKACQTRGQVHKASN; encoded by the exons ATGGAACATCCGACTAATTACAATCATGTTCCATACAATGACATTGATCCTGAGAATAAAGCATTTGAAACTTCGTCTCAGGGATTTATTATGGACCCAACAGGTCATGTAAATTCCAATTTGAGGCCTCCAGAGCTTGTACATCATTACTCTATACAGACAGGCGAGGAGTTTGCTCTCGAATTTATGCGTGACAGGGTAAATCCAAGGACACCATTTGTTCCATTAGCTGGTGGTGGTTCGGGTCTTACAACAGGCTATTCAGAAGGCATTATAGGGAGTAGtcatgttgtttctgaaacGGGTTTGAGAGTATCTGCACTAAACGTTGTAGAGCAGGGCTCCAAACACTTTGAACATAGAAACTCTTCCTTTTATGAACCAAGCAATTATGGATCTGTGTCATCAGTACCTCGTAATCATTCTGCTTACAGCGATAACCTAATTCCTCGTGAATACGCCTCTTCCGGAACATCTGACGACTCATCCAAAAAGATTAAGGTCCTCTGCAGCTTTGGTGGTAAGATCCTGCCTCGTCCTAAAGATGGAAAGCTCAGATATGTTGGGGGAGAAACACGCATTATACGTATAAGCAAGGACATCTCTTGGGAGGACATATGGCAGAAAACTAGAGCAGTCTATAGGCAAACCCATACCATTAAGTATCAGCTTCCTGGGGAGGATCTTGATGCTTTAGTTTCCGTATCTTCAGATGAGGATTTACAAAATATGGTGGAGGAGTGTAATGTTCTTGGAGATGGGGAAGGGCTGAAGAAACTCAGAATGTTTCTATTTTCGATGGATGACTTAGATGATACTCATTTTGGTCTGGCTAATCCCAGTGGTGATTCTGAAGTGCAATATGTAGTTGCTATCAATGGAATGAGTTTTGGATCAAGAAGGGACTTATCATTGGATGGGATAGCAAGCTCATCGCCATATAATTTTGACGAGACTGATGGATTGAATGTTGAAAAGAATACAGGTAGAGTTCCACACGAATTTGATGAAAATAATACTTCATACTTTACAGACTTTGCCGCCTCACCATTGGCAGCTGAATCATCTCACCCGCTTTCATcgataccttccaatattcatGAAACTCACTCACGCACACAGTTTTCTCAAGGCCTGCTGAAACTTGGAGAAAATGCGCCACACAACTTGCAGTATGTTCACGAACAGCATAGTTCTAATTATACACCCTCAGGAGATAGTTCTGTTCTGCATCCGTCTCATGTTAGTGGGCTACCAGAGGGACAGAGTTCTAGTGGTGTAGGTTTACAAGATGTTCAAGTACGAGGAAGAGGAGCAACAGTAAAAGGTGATTATCCAAGTCCACAAGACTACAAACAGTCAAATGATACAAGTGATCCCGCAAAAGTACAACAGTCGAATGATAAAGAATTGGGCACACCCAGTATCACAGTCGCTCCTGAAGAAGCAAGCTCAGACTCCAATCTTATCGATTTAAGCTATTTGGAGCCTCCTGTACAGAGTCACTTCCGTTCTGAACGATATCCCCGAGAGCAGGCAGAGTCGCTAAATAGGTTAACTAAGTCAGACGACTCCCTTGGCTCTCAGTTTCTTGTACCAAATTCTGATCTTGGTAAGGATTCCAAGACAGAGTTTGTTGACAATTCACCCGTCGAAAATTTGGACTCCCATACTGACCAGTCCCTTTCCAGAGCAAAGCTTACTGATCCTAGAATCAGTGATAATGCCCTTGCAAAATCTCAAAGTTTAAAGGCTGCAGCACAGGAGCATGCTAGTGAAAATGATGCTCTAATTGAAAACGGAGTGCCTAAGGCTGGCTATGAACCAAACTCCATTAATGAGAACATAAATGATTCTCTAGTTAGTGAAAATACAAAGGTTGACTGCCATGAGGATCCCCCATCAAGTCACCCAGACTATCCTTGGGCTGACCGGTCTAGAAGTGATATCTCTGCTTATGAAACTTACGGTAATTCAGGAGAACCCTCAGCTACTATTTCCATTCCTGAAAGGGGGGACATCTCTATTGATATAAATGACCGATTTCCTCGAGATTTCCTTTCAGATATATTCTCTAAAGCTATGCTTTCTGAGGATTCTTCTGGTACAGGTCCGCTGCAGATAGATGGGGCTCTGAGCCTGAACATGCCAAACCATGAGCCTGAACACTGGTCCTTCTTCCAGAAATTAGCGCCAAATGTGTTTGATCAACACGATGTTTCTCTTATGGATCAAGATCATCCTGATTACTCGTCTAGACTCCCAAAAGTCAAAGAAGACTCTTCTAGAACTTACAAAAATATCCTTTTAGCAAATAGTCAAATCCCTTCAAGCCAAATAAATTCGCAAAATAATTTTGGTGAAGATGATCATAAAGAGTTACCTGACTCAGTTGTTGATTCAACCACCGATTTTCATTCGGATTACAATCCTTCACCGTTCACACACAGTGAAGCTATGCAGTTTGATGACATGGCGGAAGACGGAATAATGCAAGACTCTGAGTATGAG GGTGGGAGCAGGAAAGCTGGGTTACCTCCCATAGATCCTTCTCTGGGTGATTTCGATATCAGTTCTTTGCAG ataataaaaaatgaagacCTTGAGGAACTAAGGGAACTTGGTGCTGGCACATTTGGAACAGTATATCATGGAAAATGGAGAGGAACAGATGTTGCaataaaaagaataaagaagAGTTGCTTTGCAGGTCGATCATCAGAGCAAGAAAGATTG ACCATGGAGTTCTGGGGGGAAGCTGAAATTTTGTCAAAACTTCATCATCCAAATGTGGTCGCATTTTACGGTGTGGTGCAAGATGGGCCAGGGGGGACATTAGCTACTGTGGGAGAGTACATGATTGATGGTTCTCTAAGGCATGTTTTACTTCGTAAAGACAG GCATCTTGATCATCGAAGGAAACTCATCATTGCCATGGATGCAGCCTTTGGAATGGAGTACTTGCATTCAAAAAATATTGTGCATTTTGATTTGAAATGTGACAATTTACTGGTCAACTTGATAGACCCTTCCCGGCCCATTTGCAAG GTAGCTGATTTTGGCTTGTCAAAAATTAAGCGAAATACCTTGGTCTCCGGGGGAGTACGGGGGACCCTCCCTTGGATGGCCCCAGAGCTGCTCAATGGGGGTAGCAATAAAGTTTCTGAAAAG GTCGATGTTTTCTCCTTTGGTATTGTCTTATGGGAGATTCTTACCTGCGAGGAGCCTTATGCTAACATGCACTACGGTGCAATCATAG GAGGAATTGTGAATAACACTCTTAGACCAGCTATCCCAAGCAATTGTGATCCTGAATGGAGAAGGCTCATGGAGCACTGTTGGTCTCCAAATCCTGTGGTCAGGCCATCTTTTACTGAAATCACCAATCGTCTACGTGTGATGACTAAAGCTTGTCAAACAAGAGGACAGGTTCACAAGGCATCTAATTAG
- the LOC108227079 gene encoding uncharacterized protein LOC108227079 has product MAFRAVRCWRSMVECENANRAIMRRSFVSTAPKNSSSASTAVNNEQHKQKNKWVTPEMVPLVGMMGIAVAIGIHTAYKNLVHAPSVKLTKTNRGSISEADNPDEQIYSGGKFVNTSFLRKVGHIQDSSRH; this is encoded by the exons atggcTTTCAGGGCAGTG AGGTGCTGGAGATCAATGGTGGAATGCGAGAATGCTAACCGAGCAATTATGCGCCGCTCATTCGTCTCGACCGCCCCGAAAAACTCCAGCTCCGCCTCCACTGCCGTGAACAATGAACAGCACAAGCAGAA GAACAAATGGGTCACCCCAGAGATGGTGCCACTGGTTGGAATGATGGGAATTGCGGTTGCAATAGGTATCCACACAGCATACAAGAATCTAGTTCATGCACCATCTGTAAAACTCACCAAAACCAACAGGGGTTCtatttctgaagctgataatCCTGATGAACAGATTTACTCGGGTGGTAAATTTGTGAATACTTCGTTTCTTCGCAAAGTTGGTCACATCCAGGATAGCAGCCGACACTGA
- the LOC108225039 gene encoding DNA (cytosine-5)-methyltransferase 1 isoform X2: MPRKRAAPKSNGEQADAQKSRSSKRSKGDAIKEEEDFVLQISDAEENDEEELVQSKDEQEVEMNMVRKPKRLENEEPSFFIGEPINVDEAKRRWPDRYLAEIRGGMEAPRSISNPEKCQARRHYKEARVDGHVSFALGDDAHVMAGDGADNYICRIIEMFEGVDGEPYITAQWFYRAKDTVIKDCSNLIDKKRVFLSNIKDDNHLDCLLEKIKIVQLSLNADLDTKMKTVAKCDYYYDMLYHVPFSTFLNAKHDDTKDENDSASAISSENDANQDEGNKNQKEMNLLDLFSGCGAMSTGLCLGANLSGVKLVTKWAVDLNQYACQSLKYNHPETEVRNEKAEEFLALLKEWQRLCAYFSLIEDKGFQKKYVSPEITNNDENDEEVEVDDEEIFEVEKILSICHGLPAGQKKPGLYFKIRWKGYGEDEDTWEPEDGLSGALDKLKEFVTNGFNSKILPLPGDADIICGGPPCQGISGFNRFRNYKNPLEDSKNEQLLVYMSIVEYLKPKFVLMENVVDIVKFAKGFLGRYALGRLVGMNYQARLGMMVAGAYGLPQFRMRVFLWGAHHTMKLPQFPLPTHNVVVRGHSPVEFESNVVTYDDGCAPKLHDKLYLGDAISDLPAVDNNEPRDEMPYGPSPKTEFQKFIRKGKEGSAPPLLPQSDCLLYDHRPLKLNNDDYERVCHIPFKKGANFRDLKGVRVGPDNKVEWDPDVERVYLSSGKPLVPDYAMTFVRGTSSKPFGRLWGDETVPTVVTRAEPHNQIIIHPEQNRVLTIRENARLQGFPDYYKLFGPIKERYIQVGNAVAVPVARALGYSLGLSVRGSGWSPLQPLFTLPAGFPICQSHASDEV; the protein is encoded by the exons ATGCCTCGTAAACGAGCGGCGCCAAAATCCAACGGCGAACAAGCCGATGCACAAAAATCTCGATCTTCAAAAAGATCGAAAGGCGACGCAATCAAAGAAGAAGAGGACTTCGTTTTGCAAATCAGCGACGCCGAGGAGAATGATGAAGAGGAGTTGGTGCAAAGTAAAGACGAGCAAGAAGTTGAGATGAATATGGTTCGAAAGCCCAAGCGATTGGAGAACGAAGAGCCGAGCTTCTTTATCGGCGAGCCTATCAATGTCGATGAAGCCAAGCGACGATGGCCTGATCGATATCTCGCTGAG ATTAGAGGAGGCATGGAGGCTCCAAGATCCATAAG TAATCCTGAGAAATGTCAAGCTCGTAGGCATTATAAAGAAGCAAGGGTTGACGGGCATGTATCTTTTGCTCTTGGTGATGACGCTCATGTCATG GCCGGTGATGGAGCAGATAATTACATATGTAGGATAATTGAAATGTTTGAAGGGGTTGATGGTGAACCCTATATAACTGCCCAATGGTTTTACAGGGCCAAAGATACA GTAATAAAAGATTGCTCAAACCTGATTGACAAAAAACGGGTTTTTTTGTCCAATATCAAAGATGACAACCATTTGGATTGTTTACTTGAAAAGATTAAAATTGTTCAACTTTCGCTAAAT GCTGATTTAGATACTAAGATGAAGACTGTTGCAAAATGTGACTACTATTATGACATGTTGTACCATGTCCCGTTTTCAACATTCCTAAATGCCAAGCATG ATGACACTAAAGACGAAAATGATTCTGCTTCTGCGATCTCAAGCGAGAATGATGCCAATCAAGATGAAGGGAACAAGAACCAGAAGGAAATGAACTTGTTGGACCTGTTTTCAGGATGCGGTGCAATGTCCACTGGACTTTGTCTCGGTGCCAATTTGTCAGGTGTTAAACTTGTTACG AAATGGGCAGTAGACCTGAACCAATACGCATGCCAGAGCCTAAAATACAACCATCCAGAGACTGAg GTTAGAAATGAGaaagctgaagaatttttaGCTCTTCTAAAAGAGTGGCAAAGACTGTGTGCCTACTTTTCCTTAATTGAAGACAAaggctttcaaaaaaaatatgtatctcCCGAGATTACAAATAATGATGAAAATGACGAGGAAGTAGAAGTAGACGATGAGGAAATTTTTGAGGTAGAGAAGATTTTATCCATATGCCATGGCCTTCCTGCTGGGCAGAAGAAACCTGgattatatttcaag ATTCGCTGGAAGGGATACGGAGAAGATGAAGACACATGGGAGCCTGAAGATGGCTTAag TGGGGCTCTGGATAAGCTTAAGGAGTTTGTTACAAATGGCTTCAATTCAAAGATTCTACCTTTGCCC GGTGATGCTGATATCATATGTGGAGGTCCTCCATGCCAGGGAATTAGTGGTTTCAACCGCTTCAGGAACTACAAAAATCCTTTAGAAGACTCAAAAAATGAGCAACTTCTGGTTTATATGAGTATTGTGGAGTACTTGAAGCCAAAGTTTGTTTTGATGGAAAATGTTGTTGACATAGTCAAATTTGCTAAAGGTTTCCTTGGAAGATATGCGTTAGGCCGCCTTGTTGGTATGAATTACCAGGCTCGCTTGGGTATGATGGTTGCAGGGGCTTATGGCCTCCCTCAATTTCGCATGCGTGTTTTCTTGTGGGGTGCTCATCATACAATG AAGCTGCCTCAGTTCCCATTACCCACTCACAATGTTGTTGTGAGAGGACATTCCCCAGTGGAATTCGAG TCAAATGTGGTCACCTATGATGACGGTTGTGCTCCAAAATTACATGACAAATTGTACTTGGGGGATGCAATTTCTGATCTTCCAGCT GTGGACAATAATGAACCCCGTGATGAAATGCCATATGGCCCTTCTCCTAAAACTGAATTTCAGAAATTCATCAGGAAAGGGAAAGAAG GTTCAGCACCACCACTGCTACCACAGTCAGACTGCCTTCTTTATGATCATCGTCCTCTTAAATTGAACAATGATGATTATGAGCGAGTTTGTCATATACCATTTAAAAAG GGGGCCAATTTTAGGGATCTTAAAGGGGTGAGAGTCGGACCTGATAATAAAGTGGAATGGGACCCTGATGTTGAACGTGTTTATTTGTCCTCAGGAAAGCCTTTG GTCCCTGACTATGCTATGACATTTGTGCGTGGAACCTCTTCCAA GCCATTTGGGAGATTATGGGGGGATGAGACAGTACCTACTGTAGTTACCAGAGCTGAACCACATAATCAG ATAATTATTCATCCTGAACAAAATAGAGTCCTCACTATCCGTGAGAATGCTAGACTGCAGGGCTTTCCTGATTATTACAAGCTCTTTGGTCCTATTAAGGAAAG GTACATTCAAGTGGGCAATGCTGTTGCTGTTCCCGTGGCAAGAGCCCTCGGATACTCATTGGGACTATCAGTTAGAGGCAGTGGCTGGTCTCCTTTGCAACCTTTATTCACTTTGCCAGCAGGATTTCCTATTTGTCAGTCTCATGCTTCTGATGAAGTTTGA
- the LOC108225039 gene encoding DNA (cytosine-5)-methyltransferase 1 isoform X1 — protein sequence MPRKRAAPKSNGEQADAQKSRSSKRSKGDAIKEEEDFVLQISDAEENDEEELVQSKDEQEVEMNMVRKPKRLENEEPSFFIGEPINVDEAKRRWPDRYLAEIRGGMEAPRSISNPEKCQARRHYKEARVDGHVSFALGDDAHVMAGDGADNYICRIIEMFEGVDGEPYITAQWFYRAKDTVIKDCSNLIDKKRVFLSNIKDDNHLDCLLEKIKIVQLSLNADLDTKMKTVAKCDYYYDMLYHVPFSTFLNAKHDDTKDENDSASAISSENDANQDEGNKNQKEMNLLDLFSGCGAMSTGLCLGANLSGVKLVTKWAVDLNQYACQSLKYNHPETEVRNEKAEEFLALLKEWQRLCAYFSLIEDKGFQKKYVSPEITNNDENDEEVEVDDEEIFEVEKILSICHGLPAGQKKPGLYFKIRWKGYGEDEDTWEPEDGLSGALDKLKEFVTNGFNSKILPLPGDADIICGGPPCQGISGFNRFRNYKNPLEDSKNEQLLVYMSIVEYLKPKFVLMENVVDIVKFAKGFLGRYALGRLVGMNYQARLGMMVAGAYGLPQFRMRVFLWGAHHTMKLPQFPLPTHNVVVRGHSPVEFESNVVTYDDGCAPKLHDKLYLGDAISDLPAVDNNEPRDEMPYGPSPKTEFQKFIRKGKEEMLGSAPPLLPQSDCLLYDHRPLKLNNDDYERVCHIPFKKGANFRDLKGVRVGPDNKVEWDPDVERVYLSSGKPLVPDYAMTFVRGTSSKPFGRLWGDETVPTVVTRAEPHNQIIIHPEQNRVLTIRENARLQGFPDYYKLFGPIKERYIQVGNAVAVPVARALGYSLGLSVRGSGWSPLQPLFTLPAGFPICQSHASDEV from the exons ATGCCTCGTAAACGAGCGGCGCCAAAATCCAACGGCGAACAAGCCGATGCACAAAAATCTCGATCTTCAAAAAGATCGAAAGGCGACGCAATCAAAGAAGAAGAGGACTTCGTTTTGCAAATCAGCGACGCCGAGGAGAATGATGAAGAGGAGTTGGTGCAAAGTAAAGACGAGCAAGAAGTTGAGATGAATATGGTTCGAAAGCCCAAGCGATTGGAGAACGAAGAGCCGAGCTTCTTTATCGGCGAGCCTATCAATGTCGATGAAGCCAAGCGACGATGGCCTGATCGATATCTCGCTGAG ATTAGAGGAGGCATGGAGGCTCCAAGATCCATAAG TAATCCTGAGAAATGTCAAGCTCGTAGGCATTATAAAGAAGCAAGGGTTGACGGGCATGTATCTTTTGCTCTTGGTGATGACGCTCATGTCATG GCCGGTGATGGAGCAGATAATTACATATGTAGGATAATTGAAATGTTTGAAGGGGTTGATGGTGAACCCTATATAACTGCCCAATGGTTTTACAGGGCCAAAGATACA GTAATAAAAGATTGCTCAAACCTGATTGACAAAAAACGGGTTTTTTTGTCCAATATCAAAGATGACAACCATTTGGATTGTTTACTTGAAAAGATTAAAATTGTTCAACTTTCGCTAAAT GCTGATTTAGATACTAAGATGAAGACTGTTGCAAAATGTGACTACTATTATGACATGTTGTACCATGTCCCGTTTTCAACATTCCTAAATGCCAAGCATG ATGACACTAAAGACGAAAATGATTCTGCTTCTGCGATCTCAAGCGAGAATGATGCCAATCAAGATGAAGGGAACAAGAACCAGAAGGAAATGAACTTGTTGGACCTGTTTTCAGGATGCGGTGCAATGTCCACTGGACTTTGTCTCGGTGCCAATTTGTCAGGTGTTAAACTTGTTACG AAATGGGCAGTAGACCTGAACCAATACGCATGCCAGAGCCTAAAATACAACCATCCAGAGACTGAg GTTAGAAATGAGaaagctgaagaatttttaGCTCTTCTAAAAGAGTGGCAAAGACTGTGTGCCTACTTTTCCTTAATTGAAGACAAaggctttcaaaaaaaatatgtatctcCCGAGATTACAAATAATGATGAAAATGACGAGGAAGTAGAAGTAGACGATGAGGAAATTTTTGAGGTAGAGAAGATTTTATCCATATGCCATGGCCTTCCTGCTGGGCAGAAGAAACCTGgattatatttcaag ATTCGCTGGAAGGGATACGGAGAAGATGAAGACACATGGGAGCCTGAAGATGGCTTAag TGGGGCTCTGGATAAGCTTAAGGAGTTTGTTACAAATGGCTTCAATTCAAAGATTCTACCTTTGCCC GGTGATGCTGATATCATATGTGGAGGTCCTCCATGCCAGGGAATTAGTGGTTTCAACCGCTTCAGGAACTACAAAAATCCTTTAGAAGACTCAAAAAATGAGCAACTTCTGGTTTATATGAGTATTGTGGAGTACTTGAAGCCAAAGTTTGTTTTGATGGAAAATGTTGTTGACATAGTCAAATTTGCTAAAGGTTTCCTTGGAAGATATGCGTTAGGCCGCCTTGTTGGTATGAATTACCAGGCTCGCTTGGGTATGATGGTTGCAGGGGCTTATGGCCTCCCTCAATTTCGCATGCGTGTTTTCTTGTGGGGTGCTCATCATACAATG AAGCTGCCTCAGTTCCCATTACCCACTCACAATGTTGTTGTGAGAGGACATTCCCCAGTGGAATTCGAG TCAAATGTGGTCACCTATGATGACGGTTGTGCTCCAAAATTACATGACAAATTGTACTTGGGGGATGCAATTTCTGATCTTCCAGCT GTGGACAATAATGAACCCCGTGATGAAATGCCATATGGCCCTTCTCCTAAAACTGAATTTCAGAAATTCATCAGGAAAGGGAAAGAAG AGATGCTAGGTTCAGCACCACCACTGCTACCACAGTCAGACTGCCTTCTTTATGATCATCGTCCTCTTAAATTGAACAATGATGATTATGAGCGAGTTTGTCATATACCATTTAAAAAG GGGGCCAATTTTAGGGATCTTAAAGGGGTGAGAGTCGGACCTGATAATAAAGTGGAATGGGACCCTGATGTTGAACGTGTTTATTTGTCCTCAGGAAAGCCTTTG GTCCCTGACTATGCTATGACATTTGTGCGTGGAACCTCTTCCAA GCCATTTGGGAGATTATGGGGGGATGAGACAGTACCTACTGTAGTTACCAGAGCTGAACCACATAATCAG ATAATTATTCATCCTGAACAAAATAGAGTCCTCACTATCCGTGAGAATGCTAGACTGCAGGGCTTTCCTGATTATTACAAGCTCTTTGGTCCTATTAAGGAAAG GTACATTCAAGTGGGCAATGCTGTTGCTGTTCCCGTGGCAAGAGCCCTCGGATACTCATTGGGACTATCAGTTAGAGGCAGTGGCTGGTCTCCTTTGCAACCTTTATTCACTTTGCCAGCAGGATTTCCTATTTGTCAGTCTCATGCTTCTGATGAAGTTTGA
- the LOC108227102 gene encoding uncharacterized protein LOC108227102 has translation MTSTWAARYSRSFFGMKSGMTAADGGRLSKNGYKGSKSWTNIYMVRGLIMMVMGVGIHTASHHLVHCPGINVSKKKRQTFPELELSGDDMLSGKKYGVCRKLGRFNYSIGEHSNASSPSPYQI, from the exons ATGACTTCCACTTGGGCCGCG AGGTATTCGAGATCATTTTTTGGAATGAAAAGTGGGATGACTGCTGCTGATGGGGGACGACTCAG CAAAAATGGGTATAAAGGATCGAAATCGTGGACGAACATATACATGGTACGGGGATTGATAATGATGGTGATGGGGGTGGGAATCCACACGGCGTCTCACCATCTTGTGCATTGCCCTGGGATTAACGTCTCCAAGAAGAAAAGACAGACCTTCCCGGAGCTTGAGCTTTCCGGCGACGACATGCTTTCTGGGAAAAAATACGGTGTGTGCCGGAAGCTTGGCCGATTCAATTACTCCATTGGAGAACATTCCAATGCCTCTTCGCCCAGCCCATACCAG ATCTAG